The Bacteroidales bacterium genomic interval CATGTTGATCGGAGAAGTTTAATTGTTTCAAACATCATGGAATAAGCAGCCCATTGTATGTTATAAAGGCGATGGTTCCCAAATTGAAACTGATATGTTTTAATCTGATCTTGGAAAGCAATTGCACCCCAAACGTAGCCGACAGGTTTTTGTGGGGTACCACCATCGGGACCGGCAATTCCGCTAATAGCTATACAGACGTCAACATTGAGGAGAGATTTTCCTTCACGAGCCATGATTTTAACTGTTTCATGGCTAACAGCTCCATAAGATTGAATGATTTCCGTAGGAACGTGCAAAATTTTTTCTTTAATTTCATTAGCGTATGAAACGATACTTCCTTTGTAGACTTGAGATGAGCCTGGGATAGAGGTAATTTTGTGGGCAAGATAACCGCCCGTGCAGCTTTCGCATGTGCCAAGGGTAAAATAACGATTTTTCAGTTCTGTTAGAAGGATTTCTTCCAGAGAGGATTGAGTATTGCTTACGAGATATGGTTGAATAACTGGCAATAATTTTTCTTGAATTAATAGTTCAGCCAGAGCTTTTTCATTCTCTGGGCAAGAAAGTCGTAGTCTGATATATCCAGGCGAAGGCAGATATGCCCATGTGAAAGTGGGAGGAAGACTTTGTTCGAAGTCCTGAAGTTGACTGCTTAGAAAAGATTCGTATGTGCCTGCGACAAGAAAATGAAAATGAAAAATAGGGTTCTCTTTTAACTGTTGAAGGATAGGAGTAGCTTGATGTTGAAAGATTTCATGAAGTTCAGTTGGGACACCAGGAAAAGCAAATATGTGCTTTTCATCTTTCTGAGCATAAATGCCAGGAGCTATGCCAACAAAATTTGGCAGAGGTCTCGAGCCCCGTGGAAACATAGCTTGTTGAATGTTATTTTCAGTAAATGGGCGTTTTCTTTCATCGAACTTTTGACATATTTCAGAAAGGATGCTATGATTTAATTCCAATTCTGTTCCCATAAAAGAAGCAAGTGCTTGACGAGTTAAGTCGTCTTTCGTGGGACCGAGTCCGCCAGTCAAACAAATAATTTGGGATTTACGACTCGAAAAATTTAGGGATTCAATAATGTCATCTATATTATCTCCAGTAGTCATGGCAGAGACGACATTAAAACCCAACATGGTAAGCTGATCGCTTAACCAGTGGGCATTAGTATTAAGTGTTTGCCCAATAAGTAACTCGTTTCCTACTGAGATTACACTGGCTTTCATGTCAAAACCATTTAACAAGTGGGAAATCTTGACGATGAGGCATGAGGTCGTTGTAAGGAGTTACACGAATAGCATAATCGAAAACACCAGCCTTTTTGTTAGATAATACGGCCTCGAATCGTGCAATATTATTTTTAAAACTAGTAGGTTTCATTTCTTCAATAAAAAGAAACTGATCAATACGATCATGAATTTTTTGTCCAAAGATGAGCTCAACTTTGATATCTCTTGGACTGAGATCTGCTAGGTAGAGCTCAATAGCAGCTATAAAGTCCTCTCCTAAAACAAGAGGTTTAATGGTACTGTCGGGTAATTCAAGTTTTCTTTCATAAATTTCATTGAAATTTTCTTCCACTTTTCTTTTCCATTTCATCCATTCCAGAAAGAGTTCGAGATCTTTTTCTGTGAGTTGATGATAGCGTTTCATAAGAGGGAAATAATATTTCTGAAGATATTCATTTATCATTCGCTTCGTGACGTAATAAGGAGCAATTCGTGTAAAGGCGTTTCGAATAAATCCAATCCATTTACATGGTATGTCATTTGGATTTCGGTAGAAAAAAGAAGGTACGATTTCATCTTCGATGATTTCATAAAGAGTTTCAGCATCAAGTTCGTCTTGCAAGCGTTGATCTAAGTAGGTTCGTTTTTCTTCGAGAGCCCATCCGGCTTTGGGTTTGTATCCTTCAGCCCACCATCCATCTGATACACTAAGGTTAAGAACTCCATTCATAACAGCTTTCATACCACTAGTACCGCTAGCTTCAAGGGGACGTGTTGGAGTGTTTACCCACACGTCTACACCGCTGACGAGCAAATGAGCAAGTTCCATGTCATAATTTTCAAGGAAGAGGATTTTTCCTCTAAATTCTGGCATTCGACTAATTTGAATGATGTTCTGAATAAGTTTTTGTCCTTCTACATCAGCAGGATGAGCTTTACCGGCAAACACAAAGAAAACCGGTCGATCGGAATTACTTACAAGTCTTTTTAACCTTTCTGTGTTGTTTAAAATTAGATGTGCTCTTTTGTAGGTAGCAAACCTTCTAGCAAAGCCAAACCAAAGGGCATTATCAGATATAGTATTGAGAATTTCCACTATATGCCTTGGTGCTTCCTGGCGACGAACGAGTTCTTCGGACAATCTTATTTTAATTTTTTCAACAAGACGGCTTTTAAGTTGTTTTCTAACGTTCCAAATTTCATCTTCGTTGAGTTCGTTGAAGATTTTCCAATTGTCAGGATCGCTCATGTCTAATTCTAAGATGTTGATATATTTTTTTTGTAACAATTGTTGCCACATAGGGTCCATCCATGTGGGAAGATGAACGGCATTGGTAATGTGTTGAATGAATAGTTCGTCGGTAAAAAAACCTGGGTAGAGTGGGGCAAACATTTCACGAGTAACCGTTCCATGAATTTTACTAACTCCATTAGTTTGAACAGATCCTTTGAGTGCAAGGATGCTCATACTAAATTTTTCGTCTTTATTATAAGGACCAATAAGTCCTAGGGAAACAAAATCCTGCCAATTTATATTGAGTTTTTCGCAATAGTCAGCAAAGTAGATACGTAATAATTCTTGACTGAAAACATCATGTCCTGCTGGAACTGGTGTATGGGTGGTAAAAAGTGTGTTATTTCTAACTAATTCTAATGCCTGATGAAAATTAAGTACATATTGCTGCATGGCCTGTTCAATACGTTTGAGGATCGAGAAAGCTGCATGTCCTTCGTTGATATGGTAAACATCAATTTTTTTGCCGAGTTTTTCAAGCACCATTACACCACCGATGCCTAATAATATTTCTTGTTTTAATCTTACTTCACTATCACCGCCATAGAGTTGGTAAGTAATGCTTCTATCTTCAGGTGCATTTTCATCAAGATCCGTATCAAGTAAAAATAGTTCTACACGTCCTACTTGAATTTTCCATACTTTAGCATGTATTTCTCGCCCAGGAAAGGTAAGCTGTATGGTAATCCATTTTCCGTCTTTGTCGCGAACCGGTATTAAGGGAAGCACAGAAAATTTCTGAGGTAGATATTGGTTGACTTGCATGCCATCATGACTTAGGGTTTGATGGAAGTAACCATATCGAAATAGTAATCCAATGCCAGTTAAAGGTAAACGTTGGTCCGAAGCTTCTTTAAGGTAATCGCCAGCAAGTATGCCGAGACCACCTGCATAAAGCTTAAGGGAAGAATGAAAACCATACTCCATACAGAAGTATGCAACTGATGGTTTCGAATAATCCAACCCTTCTTCCATGTATGATTTAAAACGATGGTAGATTTGACTGAGTTCGTCCATAAAATTTTGATCGTGAGTTAATTGAATAAGTTGCTGGTATGGTATCATTTCAAGCATTTTGAGAGGGTTATGCGCAGAAAGTTCCCAATTTTCTGGATGGATGGAAGCAAAAAATTCCTCTACCTCAGGATGCCATGTCCACCAAAGGTTTCGCATTAGCTCCAGCAAAGGTTCAAGTTGTGGAGGGTATTTGGGCTTGATGAGTATTTTTCTCCAAATGGGTTCCTGAAATGAAGTTTTAATTTGTTGTAGAGGTAAAGGTATTTTAGTCTTAAAATTCTCGGAACGTTGTAGTACAAGTTTAAGTCCTGTCTCATAGGCAGTAAGGTAGTGAGTGATGAAGTTTTTCCAGCTGCATTCTTTGGCTATTTCTATAGCTTTAAGACGATCGTTCTGACGTTTTTCTTCTGAAGAATTTAAATATTCTAGAATTTTATTTGCAAGCAAATTCTTAACTTCGTCGTAGTTGTAATCGTTACGGTTAAGTACAGTAACAGCAGTTTGGTTAGGATGATTTTTTAATATCCAGCTTCCAAAGCCAGCCAAGCTGGTGGTAATGGTGGGGATGCCGTAAGCAATGCTTTCCATAGGTGTATAGCCCCATGGCTCATAGTATGAAGGGAAAGCTGTGAGGTCCATGCCCGAAAGGAGCTCGTAATATGGAATGTTAAGTAGACCATCTTGTCCGTCCAAATATGAGGGAATAAAAATGACTTGGAGAGGGTCCTCAGGATTATTATTGATTTGATGGTACTTGAGTTTCTGAATAATTGGATCGTTATTTTCATCAAAAAGATAATGAGTTGCATAGTGGGGTATTTGAGCTAAGAAACTATTTTGGTAGTTTTTTAATATCTGAATGTTAGGACCTGCTTGATGTGCTGGCACAGCTATGATAGCAACGACTTCGTCATTGGATTTTAGCTCTTGTCTTAATTCAGCTAAAGCATCGATGAAAAGATCGAGACCTTTGTTGTGAAACTCATATCTACCAGAAGTTAAAATGTAGAAGGCGTGGTCTGAAACTTTTTTACCAGTGACTGCACCCACAAAACGAGGAAGCAAGGCACGCACGTTTTTTCTTTTTTTATCAAGATCATCAAGTGAATGAATTTGGTCCGAATTGAATCCATTGGGCGTGATAAAATCGGGTTTTTTTTGGAGGAAATATTTGCATTCATGAGAGGTGATTTCTGACACTGTAGTGAAGACGTCAGCAGTTTGAGCAGACAGTTTTTCGAGGTTGAATTTGGCTTCTATGTGCAGTTCTTTGGATTTTTCGTCGGACTTTACGGCATCGAGCAAAGCATATAATGGCTGTTTGTTTCCTGCCATGCTTCTACCCATAACGGTAGCATGAGTAGTAAATACAGTACAAGCTTGTGGTACAGCTTTTTTTAGGTAAAGAAGTGTAGACCCAGTAAGCCATTCATGTATTTGTACTACAAGTCTTTCCTCGGCACTAACAAAATATTTGTAAAAGTGTTCAATAAGTTTACCTGCCTCATAGCCAAACAATACAGGTTCAATGTAGTCCCACCCACCAGCTAATGAATCTAAACCATGTTCTGTCCATAATTCATATAAAATCTCGTCCTTCTGTGTATAGAGTCGCGAAAAGTTAACAAGAATGGCTATAGGATTCCCTGGAATGTTCCATCTGCCAATTTTACACTGAAAACCATCTGCTTGTAATTGTTCGTGCCATGCACGAAAAAGATTGTTATCTTCTACGAAGATACTTCTGTCCAATGATTTGCCTGCAATATCAGGTCCTATGGCAAAATATGTTCCCTCGAGATGAGAAAGCAATTCTTGAGCTTTGGTTGAAATGACGGTATTGATTCCACCAACTTTGTTGCATACTTCCCAGCTTACCTCGAAAAGATAGTGAATTTTCATAAATACTTTTTTACAAAATTAGGGAATGAAAATAATTACGTTGATTCTAATTCAATACCATTGCTCATACGATTTTGAAGCATTGTTAGTTTGGTGAAAAATTTTAAAGATCTGTTTAAACGTAATTTGTCCAATTGGGCAAAATCTTTTAATACTTTCGTATTTTTTCAACATGCTCGATATGCAACAGAGAAAGCCATGAATAGTTAAAGTTTTACTTTTGACAAAAGAAATTTTCAAAATACTACGATATATGAAAAAATTAAATCTAGGATGTGGTAAGGATATTCGTGAAGGATATATAAATCTTGATAGATATCCTCTTGATGGGGTGGATGTAGTTTACGATATCGAACAATTACCACTTCCTTTTCACGATGAAGAGTTTGACGAAATACTTTGCAACAGTATTCTTGAGCATGTAAATTACATTCCTTTGATGAAAGAACTCTACCGTATCCTTAAAAAAGGTGGGATTTTAAAGATTATAGTTCCGCACTTTACATCAGCTAACAATTTTATAGATCCTACGCATAAGCATATGTTTTCTATTCAAACGTTCAAATTTTTTGTTGGAGGAGCCTCGGAACGAGATTACTATTTTGATTTTCATTTTACTCAAATAGTGTACAGACGTATAACTTTCCCCAAGGGAAAGCACCTATATAATTATTTCATAGAGTGGTTGATTAATTTAAGTAATACCATGCGTCATGTATACGAATTTTCATTTCTGCGAATTTTTCCTGCAGAAAACATCATCATCTGGCTAAAAAAGTGAATTCGAATTTTGAGGTCTTTTTGCTTATTTTTGTAAAAAAATGCGTCAGTATCTAGAACTTTTAGATTATGTATTAAAGAATGGAATTAGAAAATCCAACAGAACTGGCATAGATACCTTGAGTGTTTTTGGTTATCAGATGCGTTTTAATTTACAGAATGGTTTTCCTTTGCTTACAACTAAAAAACTTCATTGGAAGAGTATTGTCTATGAACTTCTTTGGTTTTTGCGTGGCGATAGCAACATACGTTTTTTACATGAAAATGGTGTAACTATTTGGGATGAATGGGCCGATGAAAATGGAGATCTGGGACCTATTTATGGGGTTCAATGGCGTAGTTGGAAATCTCATGATGGTCGAACGATAGATCAAATTACCGAAGTTATAAAAGAAATCAAGTCAAATCCAAATAGCAGGCGTCTTGTTGTTAGTGCTTGGAATGTTGGTGAATTGCCTTATATGAAGCTTCCACCTTGCCATATTCTTTTTCAGTTTTATGTGGCTGAAGGGAAATTATCGTGCCAGCTTTATCAACGGAGTGCTGATGTATTTCTAGGAGTACCCTTTAACATTGCTTCTTACGCTTTGCTCACGCACATGATTGCACATGTGACAGGTCTTGATGTAGGAGAATTTATTCATACTCTTGGCGACACTCATCTATATGTCAATCATATTGAACAAGCAAAATTGCAGCTTACACGTGAACCGAGGCCTCTCCCTACTGTAGTATTGAATTCAGATATTAAAAATATTTTCGATTTTACGTATGAAGATATTCAATTGTTGAATTATCATCCTCATCCCCACATTAAAGCCGATGTTGCCATTTGAAAACTTGTTTGCTATCGTTGCTGCTGATATTGCAGGAGGAATTGGTAAAGACAACCGTTTACCTTGGCATATTTCACAAGATCTGAAAAAGTTCAAAACGCTTACATTGAACCATTTTATCATTATGGGAAGGAAGACATGGGAGTCTTTACCTCGAAAACCTTTACCTGGAAGAAAACATATCGTGCTAACTAGGCAATATATTTATAAGGAAGATGTTTTGTCTTTGGGTTCCGTTGAAAAAGTTTTAGATTTTGTTGCTGATCACGTAGAACAATTGTTTTTCGTAGTTGGGGGTGAAAGCATTTATAGAGAGTTGTTACCTTTTTGTTCCAGAATTTATTTAACCAGAGTTTTTAAGTTGTTTGATGTAGATACATTTTTTCCTCCTCTTACGGATACTATGGAACTAAAAGAAATAAGCTCGTTTCTCTATGATCCAATCTCTGATGTTTATTTCCGTTTTTGCACTTACGAGAACACGAGAGGTAATAAAGAATTAGACCATTAAGTGCCCGAGGCCGGACTCGAACCGGCACGGAGTTGCCTCCATTGGTTTTTGAGACCAACGCGTCTACCATTTCCGCCACTCGGGCTGGTTTGCAAAATTAGAAAAAATTTTTTTCTCGTTTATAATTTTTTTGTTACAATTTAACAAAAATTGGTATTTTTGCAACATTGTAACAAATAAAAAAATCCACATGTCTAATCATGTCATTTTCAATCCTGTTCGTATTTTAAAAGATAAAAGGGTATCAGTAACTGACCATCGAATAAAGTTACTTGAGTACTTGGTTGGGGTAGGTAGACCAGCTACCAAAGCTGAAATAGCCAAAGCTTTTCCACATATTCACCGAGTAACCCTATATCGCCTATTACAACACCTTGTGCGTGCTGGCGTAATTGAAATGCAGAAAAATCAGAACTCAGAAATTTATTTCTTAAAACTTTGGAATGAGGAAACCAATCACCTGCATTTTACCTGTGTCCTTTGTCAAAATTTATTTTGTTTACCAAATATTGAGGTGAACATTCCTGCCGAAATAAATGGCTTTTTGATTCATCATATAAATTTCACCGCATCTGGGTTATGTGCAAATTGTGCCAAATCTTAATTTTTTTATTCCTGCAAAATTATTTTTTAAATTCCTTAGCACAGCCTACGGTGATTGCTTTGCGAGATTCTTCAGGAAAAGGTATTCCTGGCGTGGCAGTTTTGTTGTTTTCGTCCCATGAAAAATTTATTTCGGATCAAAATGGAAATTTAGTTTTATATCTCAAGCCCGGCGTTTTTGAAATTTTATTTGAACACGAAGATTATTTACCCATGATAGCTCATGTTACTATTCCTACAAATGATACTATTTTTTTCTTTTTAAAATCACGTGTAAAAACACTACCCCCGGTTGTAATTCAGGATGAGCGTGTCCCAAGAATAGATCACAAACAAGTCATTGTCCACAAAGGTATTCAATGGAAAAATACACGGGATGATCTGGCAAGCTCACTTGCAAGGGAAGCAGGCATTAGCAGTGCCAGGATAGGCAGTGAGAACTCTCGAATTGTTATTCGTGGATTGGGATTGGATAGGGTTAAAGTTCAAGAAAGAGAATTCACGTATACCGGTCATTATTGGGGTCTCGATCATGAATTGGAAGTGGATGCAATTATGTTTCAAAAAACCATCTTGCATCGTGGTGTTGGGGCTATACTCCGAGGAGGTGGGGCATCTTTTGAACTGATTGAAATACTACCATCTTTAAACATAACTCATTCTAGTTTCAATGTTACGTATTATACATCATTTCTTTCTTCGAATTTGGCTTTTAAACAAGGCATCCAAATAGCTCAAAAAAAGAAAAATTTTTTTATCCAAGGTTCAGGATCTTTTCTTCGTTATGCATCACTTAGGGTTCCTGCTGACAGTTTTTATTATCTAGGTTATCGATTTCCTTTGGAGGATCGTATTCTAAAAAATACCTCTGGAACTAGATCAATTATACGATTAGATGCTACATACTACAGAAATAAGCACATTTTTTTCTACGTATTTGAGCATTATCGTAATCGAATGGGCTTTTTTGCGTATGCACACGGACTGCCATCAGTAAACATCGATGAGCAAGCTGACCCACCTCGATATAAGTTTAATTTACCATACCATGATGTTTTTTTGGTAAAAACCTATTTTAAATATGTTGTTACTCTTCCAAATAAATGGAACTTTCAATCTTTGGCAGGTTATCAGTTCAATCGGCGAACTGAATTTAGTTACCCTCATACGCATGGTCTCCCATTGTCAGGACTGACAAATAATCGCGAAATAGGACTTCTTCTCAGAAATATTCAATTTCAGCTTGGCGTTGAGAATTATTCGGAAAAATTCAATTTTAAGTCTAGATTGATCTCAGAATATACAACTCACCATCGAGATGGATATTTTTACATCCTACCCGATTACCGGCTTTTTCATAATGGTTGGAGTATCAGCACGAGTGTAATTAGGAGTCAAAGACTTACTATTGATTTAGCTTCTCGTATTGATTACCATCATTTTTCCACAGGCAGTCTACTTAACCCATGGATAAAGGATTCAGCTTTTCAAATTTTCTTTACTGACCTCCTACGAAATTACATCACTTTTAATGCAGGAGGATCAGTTTATCTTTCCCCTCGTCACGATGAAGATACTCTCATTTTTTTTCTTGGAGCAGGTCAACGCGTGCCATCTCCTCATGAAATTACCATGAATGGTTTACACCATAATGCTTTTCGACATGAAATGGGGAATCCATTCCTGAAACCCGAATTAAGTTTTCTATGGGAGATGATATACAAAAAGAATTTTGCTGAATGGAAATTTAAAACCAATCCATATATTGTTTATTATTTTGATTACATTTATCTATCACCTTCCGGAATATTTTCACCTCTTCCTGAAGGGGGCCAGTTGTATGTTTATAGGTCCACACGTGCCATTAAACCTGGTTTTGAGAGTCAAGTCACTAAATCGTGGTTTAAATTTTTAACCATGCGTTTTACTTTTGATGCTAGTTATCCTTATAATCTAGAAGATCACTATCCATTACCTTTCAGTCCACCTATGAAGTTTCTATCGGAATGGGATTTTAAAATTAAATCTCGTTTACTATGTGGCTTAGATGTGATTCATCAATTCGCTCAAAAATGGGTAGATCGCAATGAAAAGTCTACGCCAGGCTGGACAACTTTTCATCTTCGTTTCCACTATGAGAAAATGTTAAAAAATGCAGGTGTCATCCAATTCATGCTTCTTCTTGCTAATCTAACTAATAAAACTTATTATGATCATCTCAGTTATTACCGAACTCTCAATATTCCAGAACCAGGTCGTGAGTTGAGAATTCAATTGATTTATTCTTTAAAACCATAAACCTATGAAGGAGAAAAAAATTATGCTAATGTTTTCCAGGAGTTTTCTCCTGGTGTTTTTTTCATTTATTGGAATCCTCCTTATCTCTTGCAAAAAAGAAAATGACACTATCCCACCTCAGATTTCGATCTCTGAACCAAAGGAAAATGAGATTTTTAAAATTGATTCTTTGGGAAAGGTAGAGATTCATTTTAATGCAACTTTTTCAGATGATGAAGAACTGGGAAGCTATAAAATAGACATACATAGTGCAGCAGGACATTCTCATAAATCTAACTTATTAATTTCTTCTTTCGATACTTCGATAACTGGAGCTCTTTCAGGAAGACAATATGTTTTACATCAACACATTCTCATTCCCCATTTTCCTCTTTCAGATACAGGTCAGTATCATCTTCTTGTATTTTGCTTAGACAAAGCTGGCAACCAAACGACAACATTTAGGACTTTCGAAATAACGAAATAGTAAGCTACGATATTTTATCCAATGATTTAACGAGACAGCTCCATTGGTATATAATATAAGGGGAAAAAATTTATTTTTGCTATAAAGATAACAATCATGAGTAAGCCTGTTCATTTTTCTGAGGCTGCTTTTATCGGGATACATTCTTTGGTCATCATAGCTCTCAGTAAAAATAATTTTGTAAATGTCAATACCATAGCTAATATAACAGGGGCAAGCAGAAATCATATTAGTAAAATCATGCAATTACTCGTCAAAGCAGGCCTGGTATCATCCGTCCGAGGTCCAAACGGAGGCTTCTCTCTTGCTAAAGATCCTTCGCAAATTACTTTTTTGGACATTTACGAAGCGACAGAAGGTAAGATTCTTATTAAATCATGCCCGTTCGAAAAACCCATTTGCCCTTTTGACATTTGCCTAGTCAACAATATTTTTGGTAAAATTACACACGAACTCATTCAATTCCTACAAAATACCACCTTGAAAACAATACAGGATTACCATAGTCTAAAAAATGACGAAGTCTGAAAGAAGAAACTTACTCTTTTGGTTGTTGGATGTATTTTCGCGCGAGAATCCATTTCCTCAAACCGAATTACATTATAAGGATGCATATCAATTGACGGTAGCGGTTATTCTAAGTGCACAATGTACGGATATAAGAGTTAATAAGATTACTCCTCTTTTTTTCGAACGTTTTCCCGATTTCAAATCGTTAGCTAAGGCAACTGTTGATGAAGTAGTTGCTTATATTTCCTCTTGTTCTTATCCCAATAATAAGGCACGGCACTTAACGGCCCTAGCACGGATGGTTATGCAAAAGCATGAGGGTAAACTTCCACTTGAGGAAAAAGAACTTCTCGCTTTGCCTGGCATTGGACGTAAAAGTGCTAATGTTCTTCTTTCCATTCTGGCCCAGAAAAATGTGTTGGCTGTGGATACTCATGTATTTCGTGTGGCTCATCGTCTTGGGCTCGTTTACAATGCTCGTACACCTGAAGCAGTCGAGAAACAAATTCGAGAATTAGCTGATGATAGTTTCCCTTTGTATAAATTACATCATTGGCTTATTTTACATGGTAGATATGTTTGTAAGTCTAGAAAGCCAAGATGCACAAGTTGCATTTTAAAATCTCGTTGCCATTTTTTTCATACACTGTTGAGGAGCAAAGATCATACGTGATTTAAACATGAAGTAGAGTTTTTGCTTTATTGTTAGAAATAAGTGATCTTTATCATAGCCATTA includes:
- a CDS encoding CinA family nicotinamide mononucleotide deamidase-related protein; protein product: MKASVISVGNELLIGQTLNTNAHWLSDQLTMLGFNVVSAMTTGDNIDDIIESLNFSSRKSQIICLTGGLGPTKDDLTRQALASFMGTELELNHSILSEICQKFDERKRPFTENNIQQAMFPRGSRPLPNFVGIAPGIYAQKDEKHIFAFPGVPTELHEIFQHQATPILQQLKENPIFHFHFLVAGTYESFLSSQLQDFEQSLPPTFTWAYLPSPGYIRLRLSCPENEKALAELLIQEKLLPVIQPYLVSNTQSSLEEILLTELKNRYFTLGTCESCTGGYLAHKITSIPGSSQVYKGSIVSYANEIKEKILHVPTEIIQSYGAVSHETVKIMAREGKSLLNVDVCIAISGIAGPDGGTPQKPVGYVWGAIAFQDQIKTYQFQFGNHRLYNIQWAAYSMMFETIKLLRST
- the glgP gene encoding alpha-glucan family phosphorylase, producing MKIHYLFEVSWEVCNKVGGINTVISTKAQELLSHLEGTYFAIGPDIAGKSLDRSIFVEDNNLFRAWHEQLQADGFQCKIGRWNIPGNPIAILVNFSRLYTQKDEILYELWTEHGLDSLAGGWDYIEPVLFGYEAGKLIEHFYKYFVSAEERLVVQIHEWLTGSTLLYLKKAVPQACTVFTTHATVMGRSMAGNKQPLYALLDAVKSDEKSKELHIEAKFNLEKLSAQTADVFTTVSEITSHECKYFLQKKPDFITPNGFNSDQIHSLDDLDKKRKNVRALLPRFVGAVTGKKVSDHAFYILTSGRYEFHNKGLDLFIDALAELRQELKSNDEVVAIIAVPAHQAGPNIQILKNYQNSFLAQIPHYATHYLFDENNDPIIQKLKYHQINNNPEDPLQVIFIPSYLDGQDGLLNIPYYELLSGMDLTAFPSYYEPWGYTPMESIAYGIPTITTSLAGFGSWILKNHPNQTAVTVLNRNDYNYDEVKNLLANKILEYLNSSEEKRQNDRLKAIEIAKECSWKNFITHYLTAYETGLKLVLQRSENFKTKIPLPLQQIKTSFQEPIWRKILIKPKYPPQLEPLLELMRNLWWTWHPEVEEFFASIHPENWELSAHNPLKMLEMIPYQQLIQLTHDQNFMDELSQIYHRFKSYMEEGLDYSKPSVAYFCMEYGFHSSLKLYAGGLGILAGDYLKEASDQRLPLTGIGLLFRYGYFHQTLSHDGMQVNQYLPQKFSVLPLIPVRDKDGKWITIQLTFPGREIHAKVWKIQVGRVELFLLDTDLDENAPEDRSITYQLYGGDSEVRLKQEILLGIGGVMVLEKLGKKIDVYHINEGHAAFSILKRIEQAMQQYVLNFHQALELVRNNTLFTTHTPVPAGHDVFSQELLRIYFADYCEKLNINWQDFVSLGLIGPYNKDEKFSMSILALKGSVQTNGVSKIHGTVTREMFAPLYPGFFTDELFIQHITNAVHLPTWMDPMWQQLLQKKYINILELDMSDPDNWKIFNELNEDEIWNVRKQLKSRLVEKIKIRLSEELVRRQEAPRHIVEILNTISDNALWFGFARRFATYKRAHLILNNTERLKRLVSNSDRPVFFVFAGKAHPADVEGQKLIQNIIQISRMPEFRGKILFLENYDMELAHLLVSGVDVWVNTPTRPLEASGTSGMKAVMNGVLNLSVSDGWWAEGYKPKAGWALEEKRTYLDQRLQDELDAETLYEIIEDEIVPSFFYRNPNDIPCKWIGFIRNAFTRIAPYYVTKRMINEYLQKYYFPLMKRYHQLTEKDLELFLEWMKWKRKVEENFNEIYERKLELPDSTIKPLVLGEDFIAAIELYLADLSPRDIKVELIFGQKIHDRIDQFLFIEEMKPTSFKNNIARFEAVLSNKKAGVFDYAIRVTPYNDLMPHRQDFPLVKWF
- a CDS encoding class I SAM-dependent methyltransferase; the encoded protein is MKKLNLGCGKDIREGYINLDRYPLDGVDVVYDIEQLPLPFHDEEFDEILCNSILEHVNYIPLMKELYRILKKGGILKIIVPHFTSANNFIDPTHKHMFSIQTFKFFVGGASERDYYFDFHFTQIVYRRITFPKGKHLYNYFIEWLINLSNTMRHVYEFSFLRIFPAENIIIWLKK
- a CDS encoding thymidylate synthase, which translates into the protein MRQYLELLDYVLKNGIRKSNRTGIDTLSVFGYQMRFNLQNGFPLLTTKKLHWKSIVYELLWFLRGDSNIRFLHENGVTIWDEWADENGDLGPIYGVQWRSWKSHDGRTIDQITEVIKEIKSNPNSRRLVVSAWNVGELPYMKLPPCHILFQFYVAEGKLSCQLYQRSADVFLGVPFNIASYALLTHMIAHVTGLDVGEFIHTLGDTHLYVNHIEQAKLQLTREPRPLPTVVLNSDIKNIFDFTYEDIQLLNYHPHPHIKADVAI
- a CDS encoding dihydrofolate reductase, whose amino-acid sequence is MLPFENLFAIVAADIAGGIGKDNRLPWHISQDLKKFKTLTLNHFIIMGRKTWESLPRKPLPGRKHIVLTRQYIYKEDVLSLGSVEKVLDFVADHVEQLFFVVGGESIYRELLPFCSRIYLTRVFKLFDVDTFFPPLTDTMELKEISSFLYDPISDVYFRFCTYENTRGNKELDH
- a CDS encoding transcriptional repressor encodes the protein MSNHVIFNPVRILKDKRVSVTDHRIKLLEYLVGVGRPATKAEIAKAFPHIHRVTLYRLLQHLVRAGVIEMQKNQNSEIYFLKLWNEETNHLHFTCVLCQNLFCLPNIEVNIPAEINGFLIHHINFTASGLCANCAKS
- a CDS encoding TonB-dependent receptor, producing the protein MIALRDSSGKGIPGVAVLLFSSHEKFISDQNGNLVLYLKPGVFEILFEHEDYLPMIAHVTIPTNDTIFFFLKSRVKTLPPVVIQDERVPRIDHKQVIVHKGIQWKNTRDDLASSLAREAGISSARIGSENSRIVIRGLGLDRVKVQEREFTYTGHYWGLDHELEVDAIMFQKTILHRGVGAILRGGGASFELIEILPSLNITHSSFNVTYYTSFLSSNLAFKQGIQIAQKKKNFFIQGSGSFLRYASLRVPADSFYYLGYRFPLEDRILKNTSGTRSIIRLDATYYRNKHIFFYVFEHYRNRMGFFAYAHGLPSVNIDEQADPPRYKFNLPYHDVFLVKTYFKYVVTLPNKWNFQSLAGYQFNRRTEFSYPHTHGLPLSGLTNNREIGLLLRNIQFQLGVENYSEKFNFKSRLISEYTTHHRDGYFYILPDYRLFHNGWSISTSVIRSQRLTIDLASRIDYHHFSTGSLLNPWIKDSAFQIFFTDLLRNYITFNAGGSVYLSPRHDEDTLIFFLGAGQRVPSPHEITMNGLHHNAFRHEMGNPFLKPELSFLWEMIYKKNFAEWKFKTNPYIVYYFDYIYLSPSGIFSPLPEGGQLYVYRSTRAIKPGFESQVTKSWFKFLTMRFTFDASYPYNLEDHYPLPFSPPMKFLSEWDFKIKSRLLCGLDVIHQFAQKWVDRNEKSTPGWTTFHLRFHYEKMLKNAGVIQFMLLLANLTNKTYYDHLSYYRTLNIPEPGRELRIQLIYSLKP